A window of the Hordeum vulgare subsp. vulgare chromosome 5H, MorexV3_pseudomolecules_assembly, whole genome shotgun sequence genome harbors these coding sequences:
- the LOC123395583 gene encoding uncharacterized protein LOC123395583 codes for MEFPRRGPATGDGRRFPDPPPHGEEEPMTVMRNALLSQLHMDHLRQEIIVSELAKMERANALRAGVATADAGQSKPCPFSAEQLMALRAATPIPLLGLAAADAGRYGLLPFSAEQPMALRASACEQQTTRMPSQSVVAADAGQSTTCPFSAEQPMALRASACSQQDTRMPLHSVVAADAGQSMPCPFSAEQLMALHAAPSSHQDTQMALHGVAAADAGPSKLWPLSVEQLMALRAAADSHHATPMPMYGEAATDAGRSKPGPFSAEQPMSLLAAAGSHQNMPMPMYGVVAADAGRSKPWSFSAEQPMSLLAAAGSHHNMPMPMYGAAAADAGRSKPWSFSAEQPMPLLAVAGSHENTPMSLHGVAAADAGPSKLSPFSVQQLMALCAPAGGNQATPMPLHGANAADAGWSKPLPFSAEQPMTVHAAAAGHQVIPIPLHGAAAADAGRSKPCPSSADQFMSQQNAKFDEHKPPDSNKAVPQSKTSLAEKLELTGINIPVKKPKPLMKWNCTVCQVQATCEKNLQMHYAGQKHLANVAMLDPVTKPTDQKAKAAAAEPSLGTEQKKTSSINWSCSTCQARGTSKSTFDAHLQGKRHQQNIAEASVKGDGDGDGNGAPKNATAGEAKSDGVTMPNHSKKPSSVWSCSICQTTCTCETDLKNHLSGTRHREKVQSLLEESKNMARNPETNLKKNNAPQMVKNKGPHPAWNCIMCEAKCYSKSQFENHCSGSRHQQKIEAIIGKCETAKPSSMRTANEPSSDGSSGRNASSEKAEKKATLYFCEVCNLLCSSSETLLSHRYGKKHREKLSAGK; via the exons ATGGAGTTCCCTCGCCGCGGTCCGGCCACCGGCGACGGCCGCCGCTTCCCTGACCCTCCGCCGCACG GAGAGGAGGAGCCGATGACGGTGATGAGGAATGCGCTGCTCTCGCAGCTCCACATGGACCACCTTCGCCAGGAGATCATCGTGTCCGAGCTGGCCAAGATGGAGCGCGCCAATGCCCTCCGCGCCGGCGTGGCCACCGCAGATGCTGGACAGTCTAAGCCGTGTCCGTTCAGTGCCGAGCAGCTCATGGCCCTGCGCGCCGCCACGCCGATTCCATTGCTCGGCCTGGCCGCCGCAGATGCTGGACGGTATGGGCTTTTGCCATTCAGCGCCGAGCAGCCCATGGCCCTGCGCGCTTCTGCCTGTGAGCAACAGACCACACGGATGCCATCGCAAAGTGTGGTCGCTGCTGATGCCGGACAGTCTACGACATGTCCGTTCAGTGCCGAGCAGCCCATGGCCCTGCGCGCTTCTGCCTGTAGCCAGCAGGACACGCGGATGCCATTGCACAGTGTGGTCGCGGCGGATGCCGGACAGTCTATGCCATGTCCGTTCAGTGCCGAGCAGCTCATGGCCCTGCACGCTGCGCCCAGTAGCCACCAGGACACGCAGATGGCATTGCATGGCGTGGCCGCTGCAGATGCTGGACCGTCTAAGCTGTGGCCGTTAAGTGTCGAACAACTCATGGCCCTGCGCGCTGCGGCGGATAGCCACCATGCCACGCCGATGCCAATGTACGGCGAGGCTGCTACAGATGCTGGACGGTCTAAACCAGGGCCGTTCAGTGCCGAGCAGCCCATGTCCTTGCTTGCCGCGGCCGGTAGCCACCAGAACATGCCGATGCCAATGTACGGCGTGGTTGCCGCAGATGCTGGACGGTCTAAACCATGGTCATTCAGTGCTGAGCAGCCCATGTCCTTGCTTGCTGCGGCCGGTAGCCACCATAACATGCCGATGCCAATGTACGGCGCGGCTGCCGCAGATGCTGGACGTTCTAAACCATGGTCATTCAGTGCGGAGCAGCCGATGCCCTTGCTTGCTGTAGCCGGCAGCCATGAGAACACCCCGATGTCATTGCACGGTGTGGCTGCCGCAGATGCTGGACCGTCTAAGCTGTCGCCGTTCAGTGTCCAGCAGCTCATGGCGCTGTGTGCTCCAGCTGGTGGCAACCAAGCCACGCCAATGCCATTGCACGGCGCGAATGCCGCGGATGCTGGATGGTCTAAGCCATTGCCGTTTAGTGCCGAGCAGCCCATGACCGTACACGCTGCGGCCGCTGGCCACCAGGTCATTCCAATACCATTGCACGGAGCGGCTGCGGCAGATGCTGGGCGGTCTAAACCGTGTCCGTCAAGCGCCGACCAGTTCATGTCGCAACAGAATGCAAAGTTTGATGAGCATAAACCGCCTGATTCCAATAAG GCCGTTCCTCAGAGTAAGACGTCGCTTGCGGAGAAGTTGGAATTAACAGGAATAAACATACCAGTTAAGAAGCCCAAACCACTCATGAAATGGAACTGCACCGTCTGCCAGGTGCAAGCGACTTGTGAGAAGAACTTACAGATGCATTATGCTGGCCAGAAGCACTTGGCAAATGTAGCAATGCTGGACCCAGTAACTAAGCCAACTGATCAGAAAGcgaaagcagcagcagcagaaccTTCTCTTGGCACAGAGCAGAAGAAAACATCCTCGATAAATTGGAGTTGCAGTACCTGCCAGGCCCGCGGTACGTCCAAATCGACATTCGATGCGCACCTCCAAggcaaaagacatcagcagaacaTCGCAGAGGCATCAGTAAAAGgcgatggtgatggtgatggcaATGGCGCACCGAAGAATGCAACGGCGGGGGAAGCAAAATCGGACGGCGTCACCATGCCGAACCATTCAAAGAAGCCATCATCGGTCTGGAGCTGTAGCATTTGCCAAACTACATGCACCTGCGAAACAGACTTGAAGAACCACCTGAGTGGCACAAGACACCGAGAGAAGGTTCAGTCTCTGCTTGAAGAGAGCAAGAACATGGCAAGGAATCCTGAGACAAACTTGAAGAAAAACAATGCACCGCAAATGGTCAAGAACAAAGGACCACACCCGGCATGGAACTGCATAATGTGTGAGGCCAAATGTTACTCCAaatctcagtttgagaatcattgCAGTGGCAGCAGGCACCAACAGAAGATCGAGGCGATAATCGGCAAATGTGAGACTGCAAAACCGAGCAGCATGAGGACTGCAAATGAACCATCTTCGGATGGCTCTAGCGGCAGGAACGCAAGCTCGGAGAAGGCGGAGAAGAAAGCAACGTTGTACTTCTGCGAGGTCTGCAATTTGCTGTGTAGCAGCAGTGAGACGCTGTTAAGCCATCGTTATGGGAAGAAGCACCGGGAAAAGCTCAGCGCAGGGAAATGA